The genomic region CCATGACCTTGACCCGGCTTCCAGAGCACATCACCTTCGCCATTCTGGTTCAGTGACCGTGCCAGGACAAACAGATAATCGGAAAGTCGATTCAAATAGATGATAACCTGCTGATTGATATTGTCACGTTGAGAGAGCGTAACCACTTCCCGTTCAGCACGACGGCAAACCGTACGAGCCAGATGTGCCCACGCCGCTGAGGTGCTGCCACCGGGCAGGACAAAGCTGGTAAGCGGTTTGAGCGTTGCATTGAGCCTGTCAATGCCTTGCTCCAGTCGAGTAACTTGTTGTGCGGTTAC from Planctomycetia bacterium harbors:
- a CDS encoding cob(I)yrinic acid a,c-diamide adenosyltransferase → MVYLSRIYTKTGDDGTTALGDATRVSKDDIRVAAYGTIDELNSMLGLLLAYHQGIREWSFIQLVQNDLFDVGADLCLPASEQEKAGQKLRVTAQQVTRLEQGIDRLNATLKPLTSFVLPGGSTSAAWAHLARTVCRRAEREVVTLSQRDNINQQVIIYLNRLSDYLFVLARSLNQNGEGDVLWKPGQGHG